A genome region from Coturnix japonica isolate 7356 chromosome 13, Coturnix japonica 2.1, whole genome shotgun sequence includes the following:
- the FGFR4 gene encoding fibroblast growth factor receptor 4 isoform X3 yields MLPLWLVLAGLLLAVGPAASHRGEMEPDSLASGDDDEDSDGDGPHGDRSEEPVYVHRAPYWTHPHRMDKKLYAVPAGNTVKFRCPASGSPSPSIRWFKNGREFRGEHRIGGIRLRHQHWSLVMESVVPSDRGNYTCLVENRFGSIRYSYLLDVLERSPHRPILQAGLPANTTALVGSDVEFFCKVYSDAQPHIQWLKHIEVNGSSYGPDGVPYVQVLKTADINSSEVEVLYLRNVTMEDAGEYTCLAGNSIGLSYQSAWLTVLPEEELVHEAETSEAKYTDIIIYTSGSLAVAMALIIVVLCRMQTQSSKQPLEPMAVHKLSKFPLIRQFSLDSSSSGKSSTSLMRVTRLSSSCAPMLAGVVEMDLPLDSKWEFPREKLVLGKPLGEGCFGQVVRAEAYGIDRQWPDRAVTVAVKMLKDNATDKDLADLISEMEMMKLMDKHKNIINLLGVCTQDGPLYVIVEFAAKGNLREYLRARRPPTPDYTFDITELHEEQLCFKDLVSCVYQVARGMEYLESRRCIHRDLAARNVLVTAENVMKIADFGLARDVHDIDYYKKTSNGRLPVKWMAPEALFDRVYTHQSDVWSFGILMWEIFTLGGSPYPGIPVEELFKLLKEGHRMDCPSNCTHELYMMMRECWHAVPSQRPTFKQLVEGLDKILAAISEEYLDLSMPFEQYSPSCEDTTSTCSSDDSVFTHDPMPLAPCLFTCPSGRT; encoded by the exons ACTCGCTGGCATCGGGTGATGACGATGAAGACAGTGATGGGGATGGTCCCCACGGAGACCGCAGCGAGGAGCCGGTCTATGTGCACAGAG CACCGTACTGGACTCACCCTCACCGCATGGACAAGAAGCTGTATGCTGTCCCTGCGGGGAACACCGTCAAGTTCCGCTGCCCGGCCTcgggcagccccagccccagcatccGCTGGTTCAAGAATGGACGTGAGTTCCGGGGGGAGCACCGCATCGGGGGCATACGG CTCCGGCACCAGCACTGGAGCCTGGTGATGGAGAGCGTGGTGCCCTCGGACCGTGGCAACTACACCTGTCTGGTGGAGAACAGGTTCGGCAGCATCCGCTACAGCTACCTGCTGGATGTGCTGG AGAGGTCCCCGCACCGGCCCATCCTGCAGGCGGGGCTGCCTGCCAACACCACTGCCCTGGTGGGCAGCGACGTGGAGTTCTTCTGCAAGGTGTACAGCGATgcccagccccatatccagtGGCTGAAGCACATTGAGGTGAACGGCAGCAGCTATGGCCCTGACGGGGTGCCCTACGTGCAAGTGCTCAAG ACCGCAGATATCAACAGCTCCGAGGTGGAGGTGCTGTACCTGCGCAATGTCACCATGGAGGACGCAGGCGAGTACACCTGCCTGGCAGGGAACTCCATCGGCCTCTCCTACCAGTCAGCGTGGCTCACTGTGCTCCCAG AAGAAGAGCTGGTGCATGAAGCTGAGACCTCCGAGGCCAAGTACACCGACATCATCATCTACACGTCGGGCTCGCTGGCTGTGGCCATGGCCCTCATCATCGTGGTGCTGTGCCGCATGCAGACACAGTCGAGCAAGCAGCCCCTGGAGCCCATGGCAGTGCACAAGCTCTCCAAATTCCCACTCATCCGACAG TTCTCCCTGGACTCCAGCTCATCAGGGAAGTCCAGCACGTCGCTGATGCGTGTCACCCGCCTctcctccagctgtgccccCATGCTGGCGGGCGTCGTGGAGATGGACCTGCCCCTGGATTCCAAGTGGGAATTCCCTCGAGAAAA GTTGGTGCTGGGGAAGCCCCTGGGCGAGGGCTGCTTTGGGCAGGTGGTGCGGGCGGAGGCGTACGGCATCGACAGGCAGTGGCCGGACCGAGCTGTCACCGTGGCTGTCAAAATGCTCAAAG ACAACGCCACTGACAAAGACCTGGCTGACCTCATCTCCGAGATGGAGATGATGAAGCTGATGGACAAGCACAAGAACATCATCAATTTGCTAGGAGTGTGCACGCAGGACG GGCCCCTCTATGTGATAGTGGAGTTTGCTGCCAAGGGCAACCTGCGTGAGTACCTGCGGGCACGGCGGCCCCCCACACCCGACTACACCTTTGACATCACGGAGCTGCAcgaggagcagctctgcttcaaGGACCTGGTGTCCTGCGTCTACCAGGTGGCCCGCGGCATGGAGTACCTGGAGTCCAGGCGG TGCATCCACCGTGACCTGGCTGCGCGCAACGTCCTGgtcacagcagaaaatgtgatgaaaatTGCTGATTTTGGCTTGGCCAGAGATGTCCACGACATTGATTACTACAAGAAAACCAGCAAT GGCCGCTTGCCCGTCAAGTGGATGGCACCTGAGGCCTTGTTCGACCGCGTCTACACCCACCAGAGTGATGT GTGGTCCTTTGGGATCCTGATGTGGGAGATCTTCACTCTGGGTGGCTCCCCGTACCCTGGCATCCCCGTGGAGGAGCTCTTCAAGCTGCTGAAGGAGGGGCACCGCATGGACTGCCCATCCAACTGCACCCATGAGCT GTACATGATGATGCGGGAGTGCTGGCACGCGGTCCCCTCGCAGCGGCCCACCTTCAAGCAGCTGGTGGAGGGGCTGGACAAGATCCTGGCGGCCATCTCGGAGGAG TACCTGGACCTCTCCATGCCCTTCGAGCAGTACTCGCCTTCCTGTGAGGACACCACCAGCACCTGCTCCTCCGATGACTCTGTCTTCACCCATGACCCGATGCCGCTCGCTCCCTGCCTCTTCACCTGCCCCAGCGGCAGGACTTAG